The Yamadazyma tenuis chromosome 2, complete sequence sequence GGCAAGAATGCCAGAATTACCCAGAACATATCTTTCAGCGAACTTCAACATGAATCTATCAATCTTTTGAGCTTCTCCGGGCAATCTAAATGCTTGTAAAAAGGTTCTCATTGCATCAACAAAAGACATATTGGCGAAATCCATAAGATCAACGAACGAATGCATAGTGGCTATGCAGTCATCTGTGCCTTCTCCTAAGTACTCTCCGATAACCGCTTTATCAAGACCATCTGTTTCCAACAAAAATCTGGCAACATCTTGGGGTTCTTTGGATTCAATGAATCCATTTGCGAGGAAGTATTGCACCCCTTTTTTGGCTTTTTGATTGAACTGCTTTATACCTTCCAATAATGCCTTCTTCCGCTGTTTCAAACTTTCGAATTGAGTTGGATCATCAGATTCTGTTACACTGGTATCGTTACCATTCACAAAAGACGCATTTCTTGATTCACCATTACTTGGAGTTTCAGAAGTAGCAGTGCTCGATCTGTGTCTGTTCAAAGAAAGATGACTTAAGGAGATATTGCGGAACGTTTTACCATTTGGGGTAGATGAATTGAAACCTTTCTGAGCCCAGGTGTACAAGGATCTCAAGAAAGCTACCGAACAGTTGATAGAAGTCATTTTGAGGGCATACTCCAATGGGAAATGAGTGTAGATTTCAGAAGCTGGAGGTCTAGATTGCATAGTGGTgctgatcaagttggagatcttggaagGATCGTATAAGGAAACACCCTTACCTCTATTTTCTCTAAAAGCTATCATTTGTTGTTGCGTAACCTCAACCCGAGCCAACGATAGTTTGGTCAAATAGTCAATCACCTTTTCACAGATGTTAGGCATGTTGGTATCACAATCGTAGTTCAAGTAGAACTCTATAATGCATCTTGAATCGTTACACAATCGTTCAATGATTGAAAGTAAATACCTTTTTTGGTGTGGTGTGGAGGTCTTCATCTCTGATACTGGAAAGTATATTTCGTCAAAGAAAACAGGGATTTCACGTTTGAATTCAGACCTAAGATTTGAAATTATCAACCAAAAGATTTCTAATGACAACTCAAATACTGGAGCAATCGGAGAGGCAGAATTTCTGGATAATGAAAGGCACAAATATTGTCTGACGGCATTTATCAATCGAGTTTGACCTTCAGTCGAACTCGAAGGTAATACCACATCTCTGCTCAAAAATATGTCAATGTACTGCTTCAAAATTGTGTGAATGATATTCAATGACAACAATTTAGACCGCACCGAATGACTTCTCATATCCAATGTCTCAGTCTCAACGTCCTTCACCGACAATCTACACATAGCCCTGAAGATCAAAAAGGCGTCTTTGACAACCACATCTTCATGGCTGTGGCCATTGGTTGCCGTATCCAAGTCAATATTTTCGTTTGTCAATCTCTCCAAGTTCTCAAGAGTTAATCTTTGTTCAGATGCGTCTTCAGAAACTGTCCCCACATCTTCATTGCTGAAATTTGCTGGTGTTTTGATGTTCAACACACTATCACTGGCTCCTTTTTTGGTTAAACcagcatcaacaactctCTGGAAAACGGTCCCAATAACCTGCGTTAAAATCCCTTGGGCCACCGACTGGTTTCTTGGATTCAACGAGAAGATGAACACATTATATATCTGCCTGACAGCTTTCAAAAGAGAAGCCCCATGGCATGGCATCGACACAATACTTTGCAATAATGCTCTCACGACCTGAAGCTCAACTTCGAGATCGGTTCCTTCTCCATCAAAGCACGATGCAATCACCTCCACCGAATCATTGGTGAGCTTGATtttgtcatcttcatcttcaaactgACTATAATCGAAGAGCTTGGCAAAAAGATCAATGGCGATGGACTTGAGATGAGGGTGGGAGGACTCACACACGGTTTTTAACGCTCCAAATACCAAATGAGGGTCTCTGGAGTTGGAATCATTGATGGAATCAAGCCCTTTTTGCACGGCTTGTCTCAATGcttcattcttcttggctTCCTTGCTTTCAAGAATCGACTCGAACGGCCgcttgaagatgttgcTGTTTTCAAGAGTGGCTGCTGCAGAGAAAACcgaagttgttgatgtttgaCGGGTATGAGAGACATTGtctcttgaagaagggGGCACTTCCAGGCTATGGATGGAGTTTGCTTGATCTGGTTCCTCAATTATTGGGGTGATGGCTTCGGAAGTAGTTTCGGGGGTAGGCATATGTTCATTTAAGTCAACAGTATCCATGATGTCATTTTCAGCTGTTGAATCAACGTTTCCATTAGAACCTTCGACATGGCCGTTTTGCGCAACATCCCCTGCGGTCAGAGGCTCCGATGGAATTGTAGGGTGTGGTTCTAAGCCGTTCTTGGAATCTAGATCTAGTGTAGGCAGGTCATTTTTCACTTCATCTGAGTTAGATTGTGATTTGCTCTCCGAGTCTGCAGAGCTGATCTCTATTTCTGACATGGTTTGCAAAACACAAGGACAGGCACAAACGCAATTGGTGAGGGGGTAATTGACGGCAATTGAAGGTGCGATAAATcacttggccaagttttggtgatttcacTGCAAATGAATTTGTTGTTAGTTGTTCCCAAAATGTTTTTGTCGAGGCAAAAAGCGAGCGCCAATGGGGATTTGGCGGTTCACGACGGTGTTATCCTGTGGTCGGGTCGGCGCCGCGACCTGGTCGTGCAACGCTGATACCGTGCCTACTTAGCATCTACCGTATTTTATGTCAAGGAGAACTAGAGTTGAATTACTTGGGGGTAGTTTATCTAAGGCTGGGGACCAACCGATAGTGCAGGAGTTTTTCTCCTCAGGTAAAAGGATTGTTGAATTTACCAAGATCACATTATGTaaatttcgcagccagtGACTACAGTATGTATTTAACAGTATTTACTGATAATATCTGATTCGAATGTTGTCTGTAGCAAAGATCCCCTTGGACTTGACGACCTTAGACTCACCAGGAAAAATATCAAACCCGTTATCGTCCAAGTATATATCGTTTTCGGTGATGATTTCTACTCCTTTCACGGGCTTATTGGTGGACAAGGTGATGGAACCATCTTTAACCACCTTTTCGATCTTTCTGTCAGGGAAAAAGAGATACTTCAATGGCTGAGGCCAATCTGCTCCAGCAGCAAGCACCGATCCTTCCTCGTCATAGAAGGTACCATGTGCCACTATTGGAATTTCCGTGTCTAGCTCGTACTGTTTGAAGATCTCAGTGGACTGATTAGctttcaaaatcaccttttGATCTTCCAAGCTCTTTAGCTTCTCTCCTGTCGTTACATGGTAGAGatcgactttgaaaactgCCTTAATATCGCTGGTTGTACCATTTACACCCCAGATATCCAAGAAATATTGAGTAGTATTATAGTTGAAGGGAATACTGTACTTGGCATTTGAGTTACTTGCACCGTTTTCCTTTTTGATTCCAGTTCTGTAGAATCCCACGACAATAGGAGCactttctttcttgatagAGTAATAAGCTAGTTTGGGCCTTTTCTTGAAATCGGCAATAGCCCAAGAAGCACATGGCCAACAATCGTTAATTTGCCAGACCAAAGCACCAGCACTGTATCGCTTACCATCACCTCTCCATTCTCTTCTCCAGCATCTGTAGGCGTAAGCTAAGCATTCTGCTTGCATCAACTGAGTGGCATAGATCCAAGAGTCAAGATCACTGCCAGTCATTTTGACATTTTCGGTGACATATGAGGCCAATCTCCTTTCAAACACGTCGGACTTGTTGTGGTGGTCAATCATATACGACTGGGGGTACCGGTATTTTGGATCGGTGATACACTCCTCGTAGGTCTTCAAAGCAGGAGCACCTTCCATTCCAAACTCAGAAACAAACCGTCCTCCAAGTTTATCCCAATCTTGGTATTTCTCTTGAGTTCCGTGCCAAACGTTCCACTGGTGGATGTCACCAGCAGTTTCGTCTTTGTAACTGGAACCCCCCCAAGGAGACCCAGGGTGATAAGGAACTGCCGGAGAGTACTGAGACACAAGTTTGGGAAAGGATTTCTCATAGCGCttttttccaaagaaagttTCGTCTGTAAGCTTGAATCTATCGGCCGACTGGTAGTCTTCATTGTTACCACAGTATAACGCAATGCTGCAGTAGTTTCTAAGTCGTTTCAACTGGCAAATcacttctttttcaaccgattcttcaaactccttGTACCCAGGGTATTGGGCACAAGCGAACATCATGTCATGCCAGACCAAAAGCCCAAGCCGGTCACACTCTTGGTAGAAAATGTCTTGTTCAAAGTATCCACCTCCCCAAATCCTGACCATATTCTGGTTCCCATTAACCATTAGTTCAAGCCATTCGGTATAGTCTTTTGGGgtcaaacaagtttgaaacGAGTGAGCAGGAATCCAGTTAGAACCGTTACTGTACACGGGGACTCCGTTAACACGAAAGTAGAAACTGGCACCGGGCTGGTCTGCAAATGGCTCTTGGATCAATTCGACGCTTCTGAGTCccaccttcttggtgacTGAGTGGATCACGTGACCGTCCACTACAATTGTCAACTCGAAGTCATATAGAGCAGGGGTTCCATGAGTATGGGGGAACCATAACTGGGGCAGTTCCAAATACAATTTGGTCGAGTTTTCTCCTATTTTCAATTCTTGGCCCTTCTCGGACGCAACTGTTTCCCCACTTGGTGATAACACATTGATTTGCAATGCCGCATCGGCTGCAAATCCGCAGATCGTTGTTTTGACGTCGATGGAAGCATTCAATTCGTCTGTAATTCCTAcgtccacaaacacctcgTCGATTGACAAATCATACGAAACAAACTTGATCGGACGATAGGGGCCACATGTCATCAAAAGGGGACCCCAATCCCAACCATAGTGGTATTGGGCTTTCCGGACGTGGGTTCTGGACGTTTCTCCGTTGGAACATCCATGCCAACCAAATTTCTTCTCAAGCTCTCGGCCCTTTACTATAGCAGAATAAAAGTATATTCTAAGCTCATTTTCTTCGCCAAATTTTATGTATTTTCCCACATCTGCTTTGTAGTGCACAAACATGTTATCAGTGGATATAATTTTGCGACCGTTGAGAAAAACATCAGCAAAAGTGTCAAGGCCTTCAAACACTAATTCGTGCACCTTGAGCTTCAGAACCGAAGCCTCTGGGGTAAAACTGACCTTATACTCCCAGTCTTTAAGTCCTACCCATTGAACCAATTTCTCGTTGTCGTCAAGAAAAGGGTCAGGAATAAGCCCATTTTCAATAAGATCAGGGTGAATTTCAGTGGTCTCTGCTCCTTTTCTAGAGGGCTTCCAATCTTCATCTCCGGCTTGACGGAAGCTCCAGTTCTTTAATGTTTGCTGGGTCAATTGCAACATTTTAATGATATTATCAAAAGGGCCGGAGTGAAAGCGGGATTTATATGCTGAGGGGGTCACCCCTCCTACCGGGAAACGGTATTTGGTTGCCATGTAATCTGGTATACGgcaaattgaagttggaaagGGGGTTGTTTCGGGTGGGGGTTATCTTAGAGACTTACTGAGTTTGGCTCAATGGACAGCGGGCACAATTTCCGTATTTCCTATTGGGTATATGCCCCCATTCGCTTCTATCATGGCAATTGACCCCCATTCTTATCTCCTCTTCTTGCAAGTACCCCCATCACCCTCCTCATCACTTTACTATCTTCTGGGTACCTGATGCTGCCCCCACTTGTACTTGCTTATCTTATCTTCACCATCTCAATAGTTTGCAGTCGTGGCAAAGAGCTGAACTAGTGAAAAATTCTTGACCTCGTCCCAATCTTTCATTAGGTTATCAGTTTGGCTGTCTGTATCTAAGCGTCTACCTACACTCAAACTCTGTACCAAAGCACATGTCTACAGTAAGGATTTTTCGGTGGGTTTAAGGGTCAATACAaagcttttcaagttctcgaTATAAATTCACAATATAACACTAATTTAACAATCAAGCATCTAAGCTTGTCACAGGGTCAATGTGAGCAAAAAGCTCTTTGACTACTTCTGTGTCACCAGAACGAGCAGCGTTGGACAACCGAATACTCTCCTTCACCGAATTTGGCTGGGTGAAAATGTACTCGATTTCCTCCAAACTCAATTGGCTGGTCtcaacaaagaaaaagTAAATAACCAATAGTTCAATGGCATCCCAGAAGCAGAAAAAAACATAGTACCAATACTTGATGTTTGCCATTGCAATAGGGGCGGTGTATAAGTTCACGGTACCAGCCGCATTAGAAACCAAGTGCCACAATGCCATTCCCCTTGCTCTCATATCATTAGAGAACACTTCTGCTGGATAAGTTGGTTGCAAAGGAGTGAAGGCAAAGGCGAAAAACACTGCTTGGAAAATGTAGATAAAGGCAATTCCCACTCTGGATGCAAcgtggttgttgttgtcTGCTTCAAATGCTTTTGTAGTCCCTGCCAACACTGCGAAGCAAAGAATAAACCCGGCACAGGCATATAGAAGGATcggtcttcttccaaaccTCTCAATAGTAAAGACTCCAAAACTGGCAAATATGAGACAAACAATCGAGTTAACAGCCGTCAAAAGTAATCTAGTGGTAGCGTTTTCAACCCCCAAGTTAAGAAGCAAGGTTGTCATGTAGTAGGTAATGACTTGATTACCACTGAATTGAGAAAACCAAGACCagatcaccaccaaaagagTTCTCTTTTGACGAGCTTTTGTTCTGATCAAAACCGTGAAGTCAAGATAGTCTCTGGGTTTCAAGAATCCTGACTGAGCAAAAGACTCTGCAATTTGCTTCATCTCAGCTGCAACAATTGGATGgttttcatcaccaccagcatGATACTTTACCACAAAAGCTTTACTCTTCTCAACTTTATTCTTCGAGTAAAGATATCTTGGGCTTTCAGGAAATAACCAGAGCATGCTCAAAATTATACAAGGACATAAgatttgcaaccacaaagCAATACTGAAACTTTTATGAGTTCCTTTATAGTGAATCTCAGTTCCATACATAGTCCAAGTAGCGATCAAACTTCCCACAAAATACAAGGTGTTGTAGAAAAGTGCAAGAGTCTTCATGTCACTTGGAACAACTTCCAATAAGTAAGCGGGGGTACTTGTTGTTGCAAGTGTGACACCAAAACTCAATATAAACCGAGCAGCGATAAACGCCTTATGATTTGCGGTGGTTGCAGATATAATTGAGCCTATAACGACAATCACCAATCCAATACCAATGGTATAAACCCTGCCAATATAGTCTCCAAGCCACACGAGGCATGTAGATGCCATTGAACCAATCGTGTAAATCAGAAAAATCTGTATAGTTAGTAATTATTCATTTTAGCAGCCATTTAAATCTTGCACATACCAAACCAGTTCCACTTGCAGATTCCGGCAAGTTGAACCATTCTTTATACTCGTCTAAAGTGTTGATACTTGTCATTAACAGGCCATCAAACCCGGAGCATGTAGCAACCAAGTACAAACAGCAGATGGTTACATAAAGTCGGATTCTTGCAGGAGAAAACTTGGGGACTGGATGAGCTTTCAAGATCTGCCTCAAAGAGATCTTGTGTTCTTCCAATGCGTCGAGTCTGAGGTCGTCCACAGCATCGACTCGAAGTTCTACTTCATTCTTGGCAGTCGAAGACACAGTACTATGAGACTTAATATTCGACATTGTTGTTTGGTTTCCAATTGGTGGGAATTCCTCGACTTTATATCCATGGAAACTCCATCGTAAGTCGAAGAGTTGGTGCCCCCACCCAAGTATCCCACCTCTTTTCGTTGAGATAAGTAATGCTGATAACGTATCCTGTCAAATCTGAAAATGATGCCATTTATTTCCCTCTTTCTTCTGCTACTTCCTTTGGATGATGGTTTGCTACCTGCTGTTGTTTACGCTCGACTGGACATTCCTCACCTCGAACGAAGGTTGTTTTGCTATCGAGCATTAAGGAATCCGTTTAAGACAGGCGTTTATTATAATTGATTAGTGATGTGCGTGAAATGTGCAGGAATAGGATGAACGGGGAAAGAAAACAAGAAGGTACTTGCAATCAAGTGGGGGCCATAAAGGTGCTTGCAATCAAATGGGGGCCACAAAGGTGCCTGCAATTGAATGGGGGCCATAAAGGTGTCTCAACTCGGTTTGCTCTGTGATTCCACGTCCCCACCCCCCATTTTACCTTATCTTTCAATCACCTTCGTGTTGCTGGTGGAGTGCGGATTTTCCGCTTTGAAACTAAAAGCTTAGATAGCATTTACGAATAAATTACCAAACAACTGATAATGTAATTGGTGATAGAGTTATACTGGTGAAGAATTAAGTTTATATTGTAATacagattgaagaaatacTAAAAAATACATAAAAGAGTTGTACGAAGGAATAGGGTTGGATATAAGTTGGAATTAAAATAAATTTTGGCTTACAGAAAATGATGCAAGCAGATTGAGTCAAGCTCAAAAGAGGAAAGGAATCAATGCGAGTACAGCCAAGACACCCGATACTTTCATATTTGGAGCAACACCTTCGGAGTAGGTGCTTAAAGTTGCTGTTgcagagccagagccagagccagagccagaaccagaaccagaaccgGAGCCAGAGtcagagccagagccagagccagagccagagccagagccagagccagagccagagccagagccagagccagaaccagaaccgGAGCCAGAGTCAGAGCCAGAGCCggagccagagccagagccagttccagagccagagccagttccagagccagagccagagccagtTCCGGAACCTCCAGTTGAAGTAGGTTCGGTTGCAGTACCAGtaccagttccagttccatTGCCGGACCCAGAGCCGGAGCCATTACCAGATCCGTtaccagagccagagccgGAGCCATTACCAGATCCGTtaccagagccagagccgGAGCCATTATCAGATCCGTtaccagagccagagccagatCCGTTACCAGAGCCAGTTCCAGATCCGTtaccagagccagagccgGAGCCATtaccagagccagagccagagccagatCCGGAACCTCCAGTTGAAGTAGGTTCGGTTGCAGTACCAGtaccagttccagttccatTGCCGGACCCAGAGCCGGAGCCATTACCAGATCCGTtaccagagccagagccgGAGCCATTACCAGATCCGTtaccagagccagagccgGAGCCATTACCAGATCCGTtaccagagccagagccagatCCGTtaccagagccagagccagagccagatCCGGAACCTCCAGTTGAAGTGGGTTCGGTTGCAGTACCTGtaccagttccagttccatTGCCGGAGCCAGAGCCGGAGCCATTACCAGATCCATtaccagttccagttccagttccGCTATCAgtagttgaagaaggtccagttccagttccagttccagtgCCAGTTCCGGTTCCGGTTCCGGTTCcagtaccaccagtttcagAAGCACCActtccagttccagttccagtgCCAGTTCcggttccagttccagtaccaccagtttcagAAGCACCACTTCCAGGGCCAGTGCCAGTGCCAGTGCCACCAGTTTCATCGGTGGAAGAAGCTTGACTGGAAGATCcacttgatgaagttaAATCACTAGAGGATCCCGCATTTGAAGATGTAGCACTAGAAGCAGAAGTATCACCACTAAATGCGCTTGAAGCCTCGctagaagaacttgagGCCTCGCTAGAAGAACCTGAAGCctcactagaagaagatgcctcactagaagaagatgcttcgctagaagaacttgaagcctcactagaagaacttgagGCCTCgctagaagaagatgcttcacttgaagaacttgaggCCTCgctagaagaagatgcttctctagaagaagatgcttcacttgaagaacttgaggCCTCgctagaagaagatgcttctctagaagaagatgcttcacttgaagaacttgaggCCTCgctagaagaagatgcttcGCTAGAAGAAGACacttcactagaagaagatgcttcacttgaagaacttgaggCCTCgctagaagaagatgcttcactagatgaagaagcttcacttgaagaacttgaggTCTCgctagaagaagatgcttcgctagaagaacttgaagccTCACTCGAGGAAGATGGAGCTTCGCTCGATGAGGACGCAGCAGACGAAgattctgaagaagaactcgaGGTGTCGACTCCTGGGGGGTTGGGGAAAGGTGAGCAAACCTTACAGTTCGAAGGTCTTGAAGTATCTGGAACAGCACCGTTGTATTTAATTCCATTGAGAAGGGGAATTGTCAACCCAATATCACCGAAAAGAGTACTCACAAGAGTAAACCCTTCAGTATATCCAGGACCAATTTCAAACTTTGTGATGAGGTTAATTGGGAAAATACCAGCGTTCAAGGTCAAGGTGTTTCCGTCGTAACTGTGAGAAATGATAGTCGAGGAAAGCCCGATGACGTTTCCTCCTCCAAATCCTTTAACGGTAAAGGTctgtgaagaagaaagagctTCAGCACGGAGAGTGGATGAAGGGGTACTCAAATAGAAAACCTGGTCGCTGTCTACACCATTTGTCAAACTCAAAAGTGATCCTGCTAACCACACATTGGAGTCGGAACCAATATCAAAACATCCGGAACCATCGATGGCAGTTGTCTGGTGGTAGACCTGGTTGATCAAACAGACAGTACCGTCGTTTGTAATCGTTCCAGTTCCAAGTTCCAAACTGGCACCCAAGATAACTTCTCCAGAAGTAGAtcttttgttcaaggaGAATACAATAAGTCCATCATTTTCCCAAGTATGTGATTGAACTGTCATCAAAGGAACACCAAGAGAaccatcacctccaaaccACATTGAGCCAGTGTTTTGGAAGTTCAAACTAGACAATGTGTAACTTGGTGGAGTCAAGGTCCTAGATGCATTGAATGCCCAATCACCggagttggaaatggttttcaataagttgatgatgCTTACCGTCAAACCAATTAAGCGATTGTCAGTGGTGATGTAAAAGGACCCgtcattttcaaacccACCTGTAAAAGAGGTTAAGGTGTTGTCAATAATAGACCAGTATACGCCTTCATCGATTTTATAATCACCAATGGCTAAGGATACAGTGTCTCTGTCGATTCTATCCAAACTGATTTCAGCTGCTCTTGTGCTCACAGCACACAAAGCTATGGCCGCGTATTTTAACCAAGACATTTATGAAAACTATAGACCCAAAAACCATTAGTTAAGGAAAAGAGATCAAATTTATACGGATTCAAAGAAGATCCTGAACCCTTGCTTACCTGTGGTATATCTCGAACCACACATTCTGAAAATTAAATATAAGCTTTATGAAGGTATCTTCCGTTTCGAGCGTGTCTCGAATTATACTCTTGTCTCCGACTTATTATTTTCAACTGCACACTCTGCATGCACGTCAACTGTTATTACTTGCATCGGCTAGGCGGACATCCCATTGCAGCTCCCCCTCCATGTAAACAAAATTAGTTTACGACTTGCTATTGTT is a genomic window containing:
- a CDS encoding uncharacterized protein (EggNog:ENOG503P1QD; COG:S), which produces MSWLKYAAIALCAVSTRAAEISLDRIDRDTVSLAIGDYKIDEGVYWSIIDNTLTSFTGGFENDGSFYITTDNRLIGLTVSIINLLKTISNSGDWAFNASRTLTPPSYTLSSLNFQNTGSMWFGGDGSLGVPLMTVQSHTWENDGLIVFSLNKRSTSGEVILGASLELGTGTITNDGTVCLINQVYHQTTAIDGSGCFDIGSDSNVWLAGSLLSLTNGVDSDQVFYLSTPSSTLRAEALSSSQTFTVKGFGGGNVIGLSSTIISHSYDGNTLTLNAGIFPINLITKFEIGPGYTEGFTLVSTLFGDIGLTIPLLNGIKYNGAVPDTSRPSNCKVCSPFPNPPGVDTSSSSSESSSAASSSSEAPSSSSEASSSSSEASSSSETSSSSSEASSSSEASSSSEASSSSSEASSSSEVSSSSEASSSSEASSSSSEASSSREASSSSEASSSSSEASSSREASSSSEASSSSSEASSSSEASSSSSEASSSSSEASSSSEASSSSEASGSSSEASSSSSEASSAFSGDTSASSATSSNAGSSSDLTSSSGSSSQASSTDETGGTGTGTGPGSGASETGGTGTGTGTGTGTGTGSGASETGGTGTGTGTGTGTGTGTGTGPSSTTDSGTGTGTGNGSGNGSGSGSGNGTGTGTGTATEPTSTGGSGSGSGSGSGNGSGSGSGNGSGNGSGSGSGNGSGNGSGSGSGNGSGNGSGSGSGNGTGTGTGTATEPTSTGGSGSGSGSGSGNGSGSGSGNGSGTGSGNGSGSGSGNGSDNGSGSGSGNGSGNGSGSGSGNGSGNGSGSGSGNGTGTGTGTATEPTSTGGSGTGSGSGSGTGSGSGTGSGSGSGSGSDSGSGSGSGSGSGSGSGSGSGSGSGSGSGSDSGSGSGSGSGSGSGSGSATATLSTYSEGVAPNMKLFGNLFVNAI
- a CDS encoding uncharacterized protein (EggNog:ENOG503NXMN; COG:P); the protein is MSNIKSHSTVSSTAKNEVELRVDAVDDLRLDALEEHKISLRQILKAHPVPKFSPARIRLYVTICCLYLVATCSGFDGSLMTSINTLDEYKEWFNLPESASGTGLIFSIYTIGSMASTCLVWLGDYIGRVYTIGIGLVIVVIGSIISATTANHKAFIAARFILSFGVTLATTSTPAYLLEVVPSDMKTLALFYNTLYFVGSLIATWTMYGTEIHYKGTHKSFSIALWLQILCPCIILSMLWLFPESPRYLYSKNKVEKSKAFVVKYHAGGDENHPIVAAEMKQIAESFAQSGFLKPRDYLDFTVLIRTKARQKRTLLVVIWSWFSQFSGNQVITYYMTTLLLNLGVENATTRLLLTAVNSIVCLIFASFGVFTIERFGRRPILLYACAGFILCFAVLAGTTKAFEADNNNHVASRVGIAFIYIFQAVFFAFAFTPLQPTYPAEVFSNDMRARGMALWHLVSNAAGTVNLYTAPIAMANIKYWYYVFFCFWDAIELLVIYFFFVETSQLSLEEIEYIFTQPNSVKESIRLSNAARSGDTEVVKELFAHIDPVTSLDA
- a CDS encoding glycosyl hydrolase family 2 protein (CAZy:GH2; EggNog:ENOG503NYVS; COG:G), with product MLQLTQQTLKNWSFRQAGDEDWKPSRKGAETTEIHPDLIENGLIPDPFLDDNEKLVQWVGLKDWEYKVSFTPEASVSKLKVHELVFEGLDTFADVFLNGRKIISTDNMFVHYKADVGKYIKFGEENELRIYFYSAIVKGRELEKKFGWHGCSNGETSRTHVRKAQYHYGWDWGPLLMTCGPYRPIKFVSYDLSIDEVFVDVGITDELNASIDVKTTICGFAADAALQINVLSPSGETVASEKGQELKIGENSTKLYLESPQLWFPHTHGTPALYDFELTIVVDGHVIHSVTKKVGLRSVELIQEPFADQPGASFYFRVNGVPVYSNGSNWIPAHSFQTCLTPKDYTEWLELMVNGNQNMVRIWGGGYFEQDIFYQECDRLGLLVWHDMMFACAQYPGYKEFEESVEKEVICQLKRLRNYCSIALYCGNNEDYQSADRFKLTDETFFGKKRYEKSFPKLVSQYSPAVPYHPGSPWGGSSYKDETAGDIHQWNVWHGTQEKYQDWDKLGGRFVSEFGMEGAPALKTYEECITDPKYRYPQSYMIDHHNKSDVFERRLASYVTENVKMTGSDLDSWIYATQLMQAECLAYAYRCWRREWRGDGKRYSAGALVWQINDCWPCASWAIADFKKRPKLAYYSIKKESAPIVVGFYRTGIKKENGASNSNAKYSIPFNYNTTQYFLDIWGVNGTTSDIKAVFKVDLYHVTTGEKLKSLEDQKVILKANQSTEIFKQYELDTEIPIVAHGTFYDEEGSVLAAGADWPQPLKYLFFPDRKIEKVVKDGSITLSTNKPVKGVEIITENDIYLDDNGKYC